One part of the Lachnospiraceae bacterium JLR.KK002 genome encodes these proteins:
- a CDS encoding LysM peptidoglycan-binding domain-containing protein, with the protein MIEIVCREGLPEEKEKKICLPKNIRQMGSPAGRHKIYLEDYVYTYLKTLAGKNESCAAIFLGNSQVCKDIRYTFISGALECGNTVFQLEQICMDDSFRESAEREIRQYFPEKEIVGWFLGKKGQAMELTPVAEAAHRKYFSGRDKVLMLMDVLENEEVFFIYDQGYLQKREGYYIYYEKNIPMQEYMISKKEEEQRLEELTELAEAEERTEFAELHRELKAGRETEKQPGTKKAGTQKRPEAEKTRTQEQSETEKTRTQEQSETEKARTQEQSETKKTRTPEQPEEAPQAQTCPEDETVPEQRGKSVQEPSETISAAEAFQELHRELERGTEPGNPEKIFARNNLEEPRTHAEEALESYRNMILERQGRQLAKQNRNFLYTASSFFLVVVCVLGITTINNYRKMQKVEDVLDVMSHVESEGKRSGDENGPVVESVSSQVSPLEEETSASEPGQAGDSQETGTGETAAQGALQPEAAGDQTGQGTPQPGNTDNQAGQEAPQSGNADNQAGQGNTDSQETAEPDAAGTDSSPEAPAEDNTAQETSGGQAAEPRYYTVQPGDTLASICISIYHTKDMMGKVCEVNGIENGDKIYAGQKLLLP; encoded by the coding sequence ATGATAGAAATTGTTTGCAGAGAGGGGTTACCGGAAGAAAAAGAGAAAAAAATATGCCTTCCGAAGAACATCCGTCAGATGGGCAGCCCTGCAGGGAGACATAAGATATACCTGGAAGATTACGTGTATACATATCTGAAAACTCTGGCCGGGAAAAATGAATCCTGCGCCGCAATATTTCTGGGAAACAGCCAGGTGTGCAAAGATATCCGCTATACCTTTATCAGCGGAGCCCTGGAGTGCGGAAACACGGTATTTCAGCTGGAGCAAATCTGTATGGACGACAGTTTCCGGGAATCTGCGGAACGGGAAATCAGACAGTATTTTCCCGAAAAGGAGATTGTAGGCTGGTTTCTTGGAAAAAAAGGACAGGCCATGGAACTGACGCCCGTTGCGGAGGCAGCTCACCGGAAATATTTTTCAGGCAGGGACAAGGTGCTTATGCTGATGGACGTGCTGGAAAATGAGGAAGTGTTCTTCATTTATGACCAGGGCTACCTGCAGAAACGGGAAGGCTATTACATCTATTATGAGAAAAATATTCCCATGCAGGAATATATGATCAGCAAAAAAGAAGAAGAGCAGCGGCTGGAAGAACTGACAGAGCTGGCGGAGGCAGAAGAACGCACGGAATTTGCAGAACTGCACCGGGAATTGAAGGCCGGAAGGGAAACAGAAAAACAGCCGGGGACAAAAAAAGCCGGGACGCAGAAACGACCGGAAGCAGAGAAAACCCGGACACAGGAGCAGTCAGAGACAGAGAAAACCCGGACACAGGAGCAGTCAGAGACAGAGAAAGCCCGGACACAGGAGCAGTCAGAGACGAAGAAAACCCGGACACCGGAACAGCCGGAAGAAGCCCCCCAGGCACAGACATGCCCGGAAGACGAGACAGTTCCGGAGCAGCGTGGGAAATCAGTGCAGGAACCATCCGAAACAATTTCGGCGGCGGAAGCATTCCAGGAACTGCACCGGGAGCTGGAACGGGGAACGGAACCGGGAAATCCGGAGAAAATATTTGCCAGAAACAATCTGGAAGAACCCCGGACCCATGCAGAAGAAGCGCTGGAATCCTACCGGAACATGATACTGGAACGACAGGGCAGACAGCTTGCAAAACAAAACCGGAATTTCCTTTATACCGCTTCCTCCTTTTTCCTGGTGGTTGTCTGTGTTCTGGGAATTACCACCATCAATAATTACCGGAAAATGCAGAAAGTAGAGGATGTTCTGGATGTGATGAGCCATGTGGAATCGGAAGGGAAGCGTTCCGGGGATGAGAACGGCCCTGTGGTGGAAAGCGTATCCTCCCAGGTATCCCCGCTGGAAGAAGAAACTTCTGCTTCGGAACCTGGACAGGCAGGAGACAGCCAGGAAACAGGTACCGGAGAAACAGCAGCCCAGGGCGCTTTGCAGCCGGAAGCTGCCGGTGACCAGACCGGGCAGGGAACCCCGCAGCCAGGAAATACTGATAATCAGGCGGGACAGGAAGCTCCGCAGTCAGGAAATGCTGATAATCAGGCGGGACAGGGAAACACGGACAGTCAGGAAACTGCAGAACCGGATGCAGCAGGAACAGACTCTTCTCCGGAGGCTCCTGCAGAAGATAATACCGCACAGGAAACCTCAGGCGGACAGGCGGCAGAACCCCGGTATTATACGGTGCAACCGGGAGATACCCTGGCTTCCATCTGTATCAGCATTTACCATACCAAAGACATGATGGGAAAAGTCTGTGAAGTAAACGGGATTGAAAATGGAGATAAAATTTACGCAGGGCAGAAACTGCTGCTTCCATAA
- the recR gene encoding recombination mediator RecR — MDYYSSQISKLIEELSSLPGIGSKSAQRLAFHILHMPLEHVERLSSSITEARRNVKYCRECYTLTDEELCPICKNKNRDHKTIMVVEDTRDLAAYEKTNKYEGVYHVLHGAISPMLGIGPGDIKLKELMHRLQADVDEVIIATNSSLEGETTAMYISKLIKPTGIKVSRIASGVPVGGDLEYIDEMTLLRALEGRTEL; from the coding sequence ATGGATTATTACAGCAGCCAGATAAGTAAACTGATTGAGGAGTTATCTTCTCTGCCCGGAATTGGAAGCAAGTCGGCACAGCGGCTTGCTTTTCATATTTTGCATATGCCGCTGGAGCATGTGGAAAGGCTGTCCTCATCCATAACGGAAGCCAGAAGAAATGTAAAGTACTGCAGGGAATGTTACACCCTCACCGACGAGGAACTCTGTCCCATCTGTAAAAATAAAAACCGGGACCATAAAACCATTATGGTGGTGGAAGATACCAGGGATTTGGCAGCTTACGAAAAAACCAACAAATACGAAGGGGTGTACCATGTGCTCCACGGGGCCATTTCCCCCATGCTGGGCATAGGCCCCGGAGATATAAAGTTAAAAGAACTCATGCACCGCCTGCAGGCAGATGTGGACGAGGTGATTATAGCCACCAACTCCAGTCTGGAGGGAGAAACCACAGCCATGTATATCAGCAAACTGATTAAGCCCACCGGAATCAAGGTGTCCAGAATCGCCAGCGGCGTTCCTGTGGGAGGAGATCTGGAATACATCGACGAGATGACGCTGCTGCGGGCTCTGGAAGGCAGGACAGAATTGTAG